The DNA region TCCTCGTGGACTTCCTGCCCGCGCCGCTGGTCGGCATCGTCGAAGAAGGCGATGATGACATGGCTCCGCTGTATGGCTTCGTCACGCCTGAGAAATCCATCGGGCGCATGAAAGCCTTCCACGGTCACTTCGGCGGCGGACTTGTCCGCTCGTACACCTACATCGCCATGCACGGACCGGACGGCTTGAAGGACATCGCCCAGTATGCGGTTCTGAATGCCAATTATCTGCAGGCAAAACTGCGCGGCACATACAAGATCCCGTTCGACCGCATCTGCATGCATGAGTTTGTGGCAGAAGGTCGCTTCGAAGGCAGTGATATCCGCGCGCTGGATATTTCCAAACGCCTGATGGACTACGGCTTCCACCCGCCCACAAACTACTTCCCGCTGATCGTGTCCGAGGCGCTGATGATCGAGCCGACCGAGACCGAGAACAAGGATACGCTCGACGCCTTCGCCGACGCATTGATCAAGATCGCGGAAGAAGCCAAATCCCAGCCCGACCTGCTCCACAATGCGCCCAGCACCACGCGCTTCGGCCGCATGGACGAGGTTAAAGCGGCAAGAGAACTTGTCCTCTGCTGTTGGCTGCCTGAGGATTACGAGCAAATGACGTAATCGAACGTATTTCCAAAACAGGGTACAAAACAAAAGTTGTACCCTGTTTTTTTATTGGGCTTCTTGCGTCAATTGTAGGTCAGGCTTTTAGCCTGACGCCCTCTGCTATTTGATACTTCTTCGGTTAGTGGCATCGGGTAGAATAAGTCAAAATGGGAGACCAAAGCAAAACATTGCGCATTATTTACGGAATGCTTCACACTCAGGGTGCCTTTAGGAGATCTCTATGAGCAAGGTAAGCAAAAAATTACTTAAACTTATGGACGGGTTTCGTAGACATGAGTTTGATTTCCATAAATTTATTCAAGCAACAATAAAATCAAATATTAATGTTGATTACTCCGACTTACGCGAACTTTCTCGTTCGTACCCTGAAATCACCCCGCATCTGATTTCAGAAGAAATTTCAGATTTTATTTCTTCCCTCTTGCAAGATTTTCAGCCCAAAAGGATATTTGCCCCGTGGGTGAAAGACGGCTCTTTATTATCTGCGTTGGTCAAAAACTTAAGACCAAAAGAAGGCGCGCTGGGAAAATTTTGGGAACAGGCAGATGGTGAGATACTCAAATATTTAACTAGCAATCAAAACATAACATGGAGATATATCCCTGAGGATGATCTTTTACAGAAAAACCCCAATGAAAAATATGAGATTAATTTCTTTTTTTCTGTTTTTCCAACCCTAATAGCAATGGATTCTGGGCGCGAATTATTTATTGATTTCTTTGTTTACACACCTCATTTCGAACCAAAAGTTGAGTGGTTATTTGGAGACAATGGGCTATTCTCCAGAGAAACGGATGAGGATCGGTACAGACAAAATCTTATTGAACTTCATGACGAATACAAAGATTATGACCATAATGTTTCTTCATTAATGAGCGATCTTTTTTCCTATGCCCCATCATCAGTGGACCAACAAATTGGTATTTTCACTGTTTCACCATATTTTTTCGATGAAATTATTGAAGAAGATGATGAGAAAAAAGAAGAATTGGAATTTTGGCAAAAAGAACGTCGTGAAGAATTAGACAAAAATGACTACTATATTGATGCCGCTTTTCAACTTCCGTATGAAATTTTCAAGTTTAATGTGCCTACTTCTTTATATTTGATTCTGATTAGAACTGGAAAATCAAATAGAAATAATCAAAAGATGTTTGTGGGACAACTATCCGGGGATAAAAAACAAAATTCGATTTTATTGAAAAACTACCATGAGAGAAAGCCTGGAAGAATACCCCAACAGGGTATGTTGGTGGAAGAAAGTGATTTCAAAGGACTTGATCTTTTGGTGCTTGATTATGAAATCAAACAATTAGCGGCACGCGCAGGTCTTGAGCCTTATCCCATTAATAAAATCGCTAAGAAAATTACACCCCTCATTAAGCAGCGTGTGAACAACAGCTTTTCGAATTCGCATAATTGTATTTATGTGCCATTAAAAGGCGATCATCCGATTGTTCTGACTGAAACTGACTTCTCTCTAGCGCCTTCGGAATATGTGCAGGTTGTCTTAAAGAGTGAACGTATTTTTTCACTAAGACATTTCACCGAGGAAGAATTTATTACTAAGTATTTAAAGAATATGAGGTGGGATTTACTTCAAAGTTCAGAAATTACACTCCCATTCATATTTGACTCTGAGATTGTTGAGTTTAACTTTCAACAACGAGGCATTTACGATCTCTTTTCTGAGGAAAATTGTATATACCTGCCTATTCGCGGGACATCCCCCGTAGTGACATCTTCGGACGAATTTATTCTGCATCAAGGGGAGTATCTACAAATCGTATGTGATTCTCAAAAAGTTTTTGCTCCCTATTTGGCTCACTTATTAAATTCTCAGCTCGGCCTCCAAATCAGAAAAAGCTTGACTGTTGGTTTAAAGATCCCAGAGATTACGAAAGATTCCCTTGAAGCGGGCACAATCTATTTACCAGATGTTGAAACCCAACGGGAAACAATGCTGATCAATTCAAATATTGTTAACTTATCTTCCGAACTTGGTTTAATGCAAAAACGGCTTTTAGAATTCCCACAAGATAGAAAAACTATTGAAGGTAAATTAAAGGCTTTCTCGCCAGAAAAAGGGCGGGATCTTTGGATGGAAGATCTGCCTTTTCCCATGGCTTCCATCTTGTGGGCGTACTTCTCCACAGTCGAACCAAAGGATAAGTTGGAACACATATCCCATTTCTTCGAGGCGTCAGTTCAATTTTTCGCGACGATCTGTTTGAGCGCCGTTGCTCAAGATCGGGAATACTATCGCGCCAATCAAAGGGAGTGGATTGCCGATGATTCGAAATACAAAGGATGGTACAAGAATGCCAGTTTTGGGAGTTGGTATTCTTTACATGCTTCTCTCTCTAAGTTCATTAGAAGACTGGTGATGCAGCCAGATACAAAAAGTCAATGTTTAAATTTATTTGGAAAGCCAAACGACCAATTTGTTTACGGAATTACCAGTAAAAAACTATTAAGTGTTTTCGAAACGGCAAATAAATATCGTAATCTGTGGATTGGACACAGGGGCAGATTAAGCGAGGGCGAGGCTGAAAAACGTGTTTTGGCATTTGAAAATCTACTTTCGCAGATGAGAGAAATCATTGGAGATATTTTTTCTCAGGTCACATTGGTGTCTCCCAAAACAAGCGAATATATGGATGGCTTGTTTGAATATAAGGTTAAATCCCTTAAAGGAACAAGGCATGAATTCAAGGAGTTGATCGTCAAAACCAAGTCGCCAATGGATAAAAGTAAACTTTACCTGTTATCCGACCTGCAATATACACCGATGGAAATTCTGCCGTTTGGAAAATTGATGTCTAGTCCGAAGACAGAACAAAATGCTTTTTACTTTTATAGCCGCTTCGACAACAACGGTGTCCGATGGGTTTCGTACCACTTTGAAAAAGAAGCCGAGGTGCATCAACATGATCCTGAGGTCATCGGTTTGATGAAGGAATTGTTTGATTGACAAGGCAGAAATTTGCCTAGAGGTCTTTGTTGTAAAATGAATCAATGAAAAACAGTCCCATACCCTCCCTTCTTCTCACATCTCGAAGGCATATGGAGGGCGTAGAGCGCGGGCAGTATTGAAGTTGGGTGCAAAGGTGCGGGCAAAAAAAAACTATTTGCCTACACGAAGCACAAACGTGCCAGAAACCTGATTTTTTGTTTGCTTTATAATCCGCACACAACTCTTTGCCTGATCGGAGACCCGCCCATGCCCCATCCGCTTGTCCTTCAATTACGATTTACCCGCAGTGAATTCCTGCGCGGCATCAAAGGCGTCACTGAAAAGGAAGGCGTCAAACGCTTTCTGCCGATGAATTCCATCAGTTGGAACGTCGGGCATCTCGCCTGGCAGGAACAGCGCTATTTTCTCTCCTACGCGCAGGGCATCACCCTTTCCCCGGAGATCGCCCGTGATTTTGCCAACGGCGCCCCCGCCAGCACGCCGCCATTAAATGAGATCCTGTCCGCATGGAATGCGATCATCAAAGCCGCCGACCCGTGGCTGGACACGTTGACATCGAAGAAACTTGAGAAAAACGTCGTCAGCAATGGGAAGGAAATCCAACGCACATATGGCAACCTGCTACAACGCACCATCTACCATTATTGGTATCACTTGGGCGAGAACATGGCGATCCGACAAAATCTGGGGCACAAAAAACTGCCCCAATTCGTCGGCAGCATTGACCGCAAAGCGCCGTATCATCCGGGATAACAGTTTTATAAGGAAATCATCATGCTGCCCATTCAGTCAAAACCTGAGATCATCGCTGCACTGCATGATTCGAACCAGCGCGCGCAGGCATGGTTTTCCACCATCCCTGTGCAGGAGTACTTTACGCGGCAGGGCGAAGTCTGGTCCGCGTCGGATAATGTCGACCACATGATCAAGGCTGTCAAGCCGATCGCCAAAGCCTTGAAACTTCCGAAGATCGCGCTGCAATCCGTATTTGGAAAAGCAGAAAGAGCATCGAAGACCTATGAAGAGATCTGTCAGATCTACCAGGGCGAGATCGCAAAAGGCGCCAAAGCCTCGGGGCGTTTTCTGCCAGATGAGGATATCCCCAATGAAAATATGGACGCGGTCAAAGAACAGCAATTGCAGAAATTTGCAAAAGCAATGGAAGACCTCGTCTCCGCCTGTGAACAGTGGGACGAGACGGCGCTCGACCAATACCAACTGCCCCATCCCGTCATCGGGAACTTGACCGTCCGCGAGATGT from Anaerolineales bacterium includes:
- a CDS encoding DinB family protein codes for the protein MPHPLVLQLRFTRSEFLRGIKGVTEKEGVKRFLPMNSISWNVGHLAWQEQRYFLSYAQGITLSPEIARDFANGAPASTPPLNEILSAWNAIIKAADPWLDTLTSKKLEKNVVSNGKEIQRTYGNLLQRTIYHYWYHLGENMAIRQNLGHKKLPQFVGSIDRKAPYHPG
- a CDS encoding DinB family protein codes for the protein MLPIQSKPEIIAALHDSNQRAQAWFSTIPVQEYFTRQGEVWSASDNVDHMIKAVKPIAKALKLPKIALQSVFGKAERASKTYEEICQIYQGEIAKGAKASGRFLPDEDIPNENMDAVKEQQLQKFAKAMEDLVSACEQWDETALDQYQLPHPVIGNLTVREMLFFTIHHNLRHASREGD